The following are from one region of the Littorina saxatilis isolate snail1 linkage group LG2, US_GU_Lsax_2.0, whole genome shotgun sequence genome:
- the LOC138959011 gene encoding dnaJ homolog subfamily B member 11-like, with protein MASTVSLCFFAVNLLLLFVHILGGRDFYKILGVSKNADIKQIKRQYRKLAKEHHPDKNKDDPEAAERFQDLGAAYEVLSDEEKRKVYDRHGEEGLKQGDMGGDPFSSFFGDFGFGFGGNQRDQETPRGGDIVMDLDVTLEELYNGDFVEVLRYKPVAKPAKGKRKCNCRMETVTQQLGPGRFQMSQQQVCDECPNVKFVPEEKMLELEIEPGMRDGQEYPFVAEGEPHLDGEPGDLRFIIRQVKHPRFERKGDDLYANVTVSLQDALIGFEMDIAHLDGHKVHIVRDKITWPGARMRKANEGMPNYENNNFKGSLFITFDIDFPKGSLTEEDKEGLKAILKQDIKQTVYNGL; from the exons ATGGCGTCCACGGTCTCGTTGTGTTTCTTCGCGGTGAACCTTTTGTTGCTCTTCGTACACATTTTAGGCGG GAGGGATTTTTACAAAATCCTAGGAGTTTCCAAAAATGCAGACATCAAACAAATCAAAAGACAGTACCGAAAACTGGCAAAAGAACATCATCCTGACAAAAACAAGGATGATCCAGAGGCAGCGGAACGGTTTCAAGACTTAGGAGCTGCTTATGAG GTGCTGTCAGATGAGGAGAAGCGAAAGGTATACGACAGGCATGGAGAAGAGGGATTGAAACAGGGAGACATGGGTGGTGATCCTTTCTCCAG CTTTTTTGGCGACTTTGGATTCGGATTTGGTGGAAATCAACGAGATCAGGAAACACCTCGAGGAGGTGACATTGTGATGGATCTGGATGTCACACTGGAAGAACTCTACAACGGAGACTTTGTGGAG GTTTTGCGATACAAGCCTGTTGCCAAGCCAGCCAAGGGCAAGCGAAAGTGCAACTGCCGCATGGAAACCGTCACACAGCAGCTTGGGCCAGGCCGCTTCCAGATGTCCCAACAGCAAGTGTGCGATGAGTGTCCAAATGTCAA GTTTGTTCCAGAGGAGAAAATGTTGGAATTGGAAATTGAGCCAGGCATGAGAGATGGACAGGAGTATCCCTTTGTGGCTGAAG GAGAGCCGCATTTGGATGGGGAGCCTGGTGACCTGCGCTTTATCATCAGACAGGTCAA acATCCCCGATTTGAGAGGAAAGGTGACGATCTCTACGCCAATGTAACTGTTTCATTACAAGACGCGCTGATTGGCTTTGAGATGGATATAGCGCACCTTGATggacacaaa GTCCATATAGTCCGTGACAAAATCACATGGCCCGGTGCAAGGATGCGCAAGGCCAACGAAGGAATGCCAAATTATGAAAACAACAATTTTAAAGGTTCTTTATTTATAACCTTCGACATTGACTTCCCCAAGGGTTCACTGACTGAGGAGGATAAGGAAG gGTTGAAAGCGATTTTGAAGCAAGATATAAAACAGACAGTGTACAACGGTCTTTGA
- the LOC138959009 gene encoding proton-coupled folate transporter-like — translation MGKEKNGVATNYIKTANGEYHNGTNGHNEKKPIPAESSEMDNGLSQRSFLHRHAFMITLLLNTMVDGLGSSVSSQFRYRYFHAKYQDQLDYYNVTKGGECGAGELDPDVKAIEDQISKETAQWNMYGDYASVAPLLVASILIGMKSDQIGRRFLFILPFISSFVNYGIKASVIRFDLHYGYTLIGEFLAACAGGNIGMYFAGYALVSDTHGKKHKAGSVKSNTVAATCNDNTTIQAKDVEKNHDSSEKAQVADNDDDEDLDMSREKARTYKIVGLDVMRRIASSIISFATGYVIRYAGFFYTLVIVLCCKVLLMVFAYVFVTETGEQKKTGGFMAPLRIIGKALKDPAKKTTLILVNLGLCFTIFGFCDEFAVLHTYEMSPPFCLDSVQLGWLSSESRFRGIFAIPLMWLWRRFGFSEATIAAIGVMSQVASTLVLATLRYMWVFFAVPAIQIPGTLSTAMAKAITSRLIGRSALASTFALILAGEEVFWFGGSISANYMYQRFLPTLPTAPFYLASGAFGVAFILFTIQSVRQHRSPVLMPGAPELQHEKTVSK, via the exons ATGGGAAAAGAGAAAAACGGCGTTGCAACTAACTACATAAAAACTGCCAACGGAGAATACCATAATGGTACCAACGGACACAATGAGAAGAAACCGATCCCGGCGGAAAGTTCCGAAATGGACAACGGGCTATCGCAAAGGTCGTTCCTGCACCGTCACGCATTCATGATCACACTTTTACTAAATACTATGGTGGACGGACTGGGCTCTTCCGTGTCCTCCCAGTTTCGGTATCGTTATTTTCACGCCAAGTACCAAGACCAGCTTGACTATTACAACGTCACCAAGGGTGGAGAGTGTGGAGCCGGGGAGCTGGACCCTGATGTAAAG GCAATCGAAGACCAGATCAGCAAGGAGACGGCACAGTGGAACATGTACGGGGACTATGCCAGCGTGGCGCCGCTTCTCGTGGCCTCCATCCTCATCGGCATGAAGTCGGACCAGATAGGGCGTCGCTTCCTCTTCATCCTGCCTTTCATCAGCAGTTTTGTCAACTATGGCATCAAGGCTTCTGTCATCAG GTTCGATCTGCACTACGGCTACACACTTATCGGGGAGTTCCTTGCGGCCTGCGCTGGGGGCAACATCGGCATGTACTTTGCTGGTTACGCCCTCGTCAGTGACACCCACGGCAAGAAACACAAGGCTGGGTCCGTCAAATCCAACACCGTGGCCGCCACTTGCAACGATAATACCACAATTCAGGCCAAAGACGTGGAAAAGAATCATGACAGCTCTGAAAAG GCCCAAGTTGCTGACAATGATGACGACGAGGATCTGGACATGTCCCGCGAGAAAGCACGGACCTACAAGATCGTGGGTCTTGACGTCATGCGACGCATCGCTTCCAGCATCATCTCCTTCGCCACTGGTTACGTCATCCGTTACGCGGGCTTCTTCTACACGCTGGTGATCGTCCTGTGCTGCAAGGTGCTGCTGATGGTCTTCGCCTACGTCTTCGTAACTGAGACTGGGGAGCAGAAGAAGACCGGTGGCTTCATGGCACCACTGAG AATAATCGGCAAAGCCTTGAAGGACCCAGCCAAGAAAACGACGCTGATCTTGGTCAACCTCGGCCTGTGTTTCACTATCTTCGGTTTCTGTGACGAGTTTGCTGTTCTCCACACTTACGAGATGAGCCCCCCTTTCTGCCTCGACTCCGTGCAGCTGGGCTGGCTGTCCAGCGAGAGTCGGTTCAGGGGGATCTTCGCCATTCCCTTGATGTGGCTGTGGAGGAGGTTCGGCTTCAGCGAGGCCACCATCGCAGCCATCGGGGTCATGAGCCAGGTGGCGTCCACCCTGGTCCTGGCCACCCTGCGCTACATGTGGGTCTTCTTCGCTG tCCCTGCCATCCAGATCCCTGGTACCCTGTCTACGGCCATGGCTAAGGCAATCACATCGCGACTCATCGGGCGTTCTGCGCTGG CATCCACCTTCGCGTTAATACTTGCTGGAGAGGAGGTCTTTTGGTTCGGCGGTAGCATCTCGGCCAACTACATGTACCAACGTTTCTTACCCACTCTGCCGACCGCACCATTCTACCTGGCCTCCGGAGCCTTTGGTGTTGCCTTTATTCTTTTCAC GATCCAATCAGTGAGACAACATCGATCACCAGTATTAATGCCAGGAGCTCCAGAACTTCAACATGAAAAGACTGTATCGAAGTAA
- the LOC138958970 gene encoding G-protein coupled receptor GRL101-like: MDIEVKAIPGSYGQMMQLCEMNPNLQNPIIERSNLTLQVTVSSRIPRPASVQLTFKAILPPERPRMMLTYDTPMKGMAQTPDWNSAKAYSLKMDSYIHVPVPGNHVIMISFPLFDVPDVISICTYHTVWIIAQIDGSHSKKTKHCDRAPPATIYNTTNLYLRVRSDALTKRTTVCDGPEDCVSGLDELQCSSSYITYDYTVTLQPPAVVHLDGRGSFTTTAITINDTHYDQFPCPDTHFQCPEDGYCLPVYVRCNGVHDCPGREDEADCARFECPGFYRCRGSFVCVHANHLCDGVYHCPQHDDERFCDAGCPQNCTCFGQSFFCEAKFEADKYPEIRFLDAGGSGMNLSDVASNSWLVHLGLKKCGLVHFKSVYLPNLQSLDLSSNNLKSLNVGFLFQLPKLHTLVLAENPLVMPVRSKGFPRKLISLRVLDLSGVVMSVLNVSWFDTFPNMEVVNLSSTSLQQITSEGFRGLSKLRSLDLRDCPLTSFPCDLFQGLVHLRKVWADNFKLCCPAVLPKGFNVLNCEAPSDKISSCDALLRSDIYRVLLSVFAGFALLGNSGSFVYRAFVLRGSTNTGFGVFVTHLCLSDFLMGLYLLTIGIADRVYLGSYLWKDIDWKRSVFCQAAGFLSLLSSEVSAFLVCLITLDRFLVLRFPFSRLHFRRRSAYIACGIAWLLGLLLSAIPLLPSTSHWEFYSQTGICIPLPISNKDFPGYAYSFAVMIIFNMVLFLLIAAGQAFIYWSVTANRMSSSKSTKEMTIARRLISVVVTDFLCWFPIGMLGSLVAYGGVVIPSELNVAIAILVLPLNSALNPFLYTLNVVLERRRRRKEQRLQKRLMLELQTKMSSVESRNKRCRVTTRVGTLESDAQDGRFCGHSM, encoded by the exons TGCGAAATGAATCCGAATCTACAGAACCCCATCATTGAAAGAAGCAACCTGACATTGCAAGTGACAGTGTCTTCAAGAATTCCTAGGCCTGCTTCTGTGCAGCTGACTTTCAAGGCCATATTGCCACCTGAACGTCCTCGCATGATGTTGACGTATGATACTCCAATGAAAG GGATGGCTCAAACTCCAGACTGGAATAGTGCTAAGGCTTACTCATTGAAGATGGATAGCTACATTCATGTTCCTGTGCCTGGAAACCACGTGATCATGATCAGTTTCCCATTGTTTGATGTGCCCGACGTGATCAGCATCTGCACCTACCACACTGTCTGGATCATCGCCCAGATCGACGGTTCTCATTCCAAGAAGACCAAACACTGCGACAGAGCACCTCCCGCAACCATCTACAACACAACCAACCTCTACCTACGTGTAAGGTCCGACGCCCTAACCAAGCGAACCA CTGTGTGTGATGGACCTGAGGACTGTGTGTCGGGTCTGGACGAACTACAATGCTCCTCCTCCTACATCACCTACGACTACACTGTCACTCTCCAACCCCCTGCAGTAGTTCACCTGGATGGAAGAGGCAGTTTCACCACCACAGCCATCACCATCAACGACACGCACTACGACCAGTTCCCGTGCCCAGACACTCACTTTCAGTGTCCAGAAGACGGTTATTGTCTACCTGTTTATGTCAGATGTAACGGTGTCCATGACTGCCCAGGTAGAGAGGATGAGGCGGACTGTGCGAGATTTGAATGTCCAGGCTTCTACCGCTGCCGAGGGTCTTTCGTCTGCGTGCATGCCAATCACCTGTGTGACGGTGTGTATCATTGTCCTCAGCATGACGATGAGCGGTTTTGTGACGCGGGCTGTCCTCAAAATTGCACGTGCTTTGGTCAGTCCTTCTTCTGTGAAGCCAAGTTTGAAGCTGATAAATACCCAGAGATTCGCTTCTTGGACGCTGGTGGAAGTGGGATGAATCTCTCTGACGTTGCCAGCAACTCCTGGCTTGTTCATCTCGGGTTGAAAAAGTGTGGTCTTGTTCACTTCAAAAGCGTTTATCTCCCGAATTTGCAGAGCTTGGATCTTAGCAGCAACAACCTGAAAAGCCTTAATGTGGGTTTCCTGTTCCAGTTGCCTAAACTGCACACTCTGGTTCTGGCAGAAAATCCTCTTGTCATGCCAGTTAGGTCCAAGGGATTTCCGCGTAAACTCATTTCTCTTAGGGTGCTTGACTTGTCCGGGGTGGTCATGTCTGTTTTAAACGTCAGCTGGTTTGATACTTTTCCAAACATGGAAGTGGTGAACCTTTCTTCCACTTCCTTGCAGCAGATAACAAGTGAAGGGTTCAGAGGCTTGTCCAAGCTGAGATCTTTAGATCTCCGCGATTGTCCCTTGACCTCCTTCCCATGCGATTTGTTCCAGGGTTTGGTTCACCTTCGCAAAGTGTGGGCTGACAATTTCAAGCTATGCTGTCCTGCAGTGCTGCCTAAGGGCTTCAATGTGCTGAACTGCGAAGCTCCTTCCGACAAGATTTCTTCTTGTGATGCTCTTCTTCGATCAGATATTTACAGGGTGCTGCTTTCTGTGTTCGCTGGCTTCGCCTTGTTGGGAAACTCGGGAAGCTTCGTGTATCGAGCGTTCGTGTTGAGAGGGTCCACTAACACAGGGTTTGGCGTGTTCGTAACTCACCTGTGTTTGTCGGACTTCTTGATGGGGCTCTATCTGTTGACAATAGGCATCGCTGACCGAGTGTACCTCGGCAGCTACCTGTGGAAGGACATTGATTGGAAGCGGAGCGTGTTCTGCCAAGCCGCTGGCTTTCTGTCACTACTCTCCAGCGAGGTGTCAGCTTTTCTCGTGTGCCTCATCACCCTGGACCGCTTCTTGGTTCTAAGGTTCCCCTTCAGCAGACTTCACTTCAGGCGACGCTCAGCTTACATTGCCTGCGGTATAGCGTGGCTGCTGGGACTCCTGCTGTCTGCTATCCCTCTGCTCCCCAGCACCTCACACTGGGAGTTCTACAGCCAGACGGGCATCTGCATCCCCTTACCCATCAGCAACAAAGACTTCCCTGGGTACGCCTACTCCTTCGCCGTCATGATCATCTTTAACATGGTCCTATTCCTCCTCATCGCTGCTGGCCAGGCCTTCATCTACTGGTCAGTGACCGCCAACAGGATGTCCAGCAGCAAGTCCACCAAGGAGATGACCATCGCCAGACGTCTCATCAGCGTAGTGGTCACCGACTTCCTCTGCTGGTTCCCCATCGGTATGCTGGGCAGCTTGGTGGCGTACGGTGGAGTGGTCATTCCAAGCGAGCTGAACGTGGCCATAGCCATCCTGGTGCTGCCGCTCAACTCTGCGCTCAACCCCTTCCTCTATACGCTCAATGTGGTGCTGGAGCGGCGACGTCGTCGGAAGGAGCAGCGCCTGCAGAAACGCCTGATGCTTGAGCTGCAGACCAAGATGTCCAGCGTGGAGAGTCGCAACAAGAGGTGTAGGGTGACCACGAGAGTTGGGACCTTGGAGAGTGATGCTCAGGATGGACGTTTCTGTGGACATTCTATGTAG